The Microbulbifer hydrolyticus genome has a segment encoding these proteins:
- the thiS gene encoding sulfur carrier protein ThiS, which produces MQLLVNGENVTVNECDTVATLLQHLGYRGETFAVARNGDFVPRADYADTRLNHGDSLDIVAPVVGG; this is translated from the coding sequence ATGCAACTACTGGTCAATGGTGAAAACGTCACCGTCAACGAATGCGACACTGTCGCCACACTACTGCAACATCTCGGCTACCGCGGTGAAACCTTTGCTGTTGCCCGCAATGGCGATTTCGTGCCCCGGGCAGATTATGCCGATACGCGGCTCAACCATGGCGACAGCCTGGATATCGTCGCACCGGTGGTAGGAGGCTGA
- a CDS encoding thiazole synthase: MVDTLKLYGNAFGSRLLVGTALYPSPAIMRESVAASGAEIITLSLRRQNPEQQQGRMLWDYIRESGCQLLPNTAGCKTPKEVIALAEMSREIFGTDWLKLEVIGDDYNLQPDPFGLIEAARELVKRGFKVLPYCTDDLVVCRKLLDVGCEVLMPWGSPIGTGRGLMNKYNLQTLRERLPDTPLIIDAGIGAPSQAGEAMEMGFDAVLLNTAIARAQNPVLMAQAFRLAIEAGRVARNAGLMLQRQTASPSTPTLDMPFWQQSINVGEEA, encoded by the coding sequence ATGGTCGATACATTGAAACTCTATGGCAATGCGTTCGGCAGCCGTCTTCTGGTGGGCACTGCACTCTACCCGTCGCCGGCGATCATGCGTGAATCCGTCGCCGCCTCCGGAGCGGAAATCATCACCCTGTCGCTGCGTCGCCAGAACCCCGAGCAACAGCAGGGGAGAATGCTGTGGGACTATATCCGGGAGTCCGGCTGCCAGTTATTACCGAATACCGCAGGCTGCAAAACCCCGAAGGAAGTTATTGCACTGGCGGAAATGAGCCGGGAAATTTTTGGCACCGACTGGCTCAAGCTCGAAGTAATCGGCGACGACTACAACCTGCAGCCGGATCCGTTCGGGCTGATTGAGGCAGCGCGGGAGCTGGTAAAGCGTGGCTTCAAGGTATTGCCATACTGCACCGACGACCTGGTGGTATGCCGCAAACTGCTGGACGTTGGCTGTGAGGTACTGATGCCCTGGGGCTCGCCCATCGGCACGGGTCGCGGCCTGATGAACAAATACAACCTGCAGACCCTGCGCGAACGGTTGCCGGATACACCATTGATTATTGATGCCGGTATCGGCGCGCCGTCGCAGGCTGGGGAGGCCATGGAAATGGGGTTCGATGCGGTGCTGTTGAACACCGCCATCGCCCGGGCACAGAACCCGGTGCTGATGGCCCAGGCTTTCCGGCTCGCCATCGAAGCGGGCCGCGTCGCGCGTAATGCCGGACTCATGCTGCAACGCCAGACCGCGAGCCCCAGTACACCCACGCTGGACATGCCGTTCTGGCAGCAGTCCATCAATGTCGGGGAAGAAGCATGA